The Chitinophaga flava genome has a segment encoding these proteins:
- a CDS encoding efflux RND transporter periplasmic adaptor subunit — protein MKSKRSVFANLPAGLLYSVIILSVMSGCGTSSANQHQEGQQAAALPVLKLGAVPATTFREYSATLEGRTNVEIRPQVEGVLDKIFVDEGAYVKAGQPLFKINDRVYTELQSNANASLLAAKANLEKAQLEVDRLTPLVKNNVVSDVQLKTAQAAYQAAKAAVAQAQAQLGSAGINVGYTLISAPVSGYIGRIPYKVGALVGRAEPQPLTVLSDVNQMYAYFSMSEADFLKFKNETAGSSIAEKVKQLPAVELKLADNSIYTEKGKIETMEGQFDKTMGAISFRATFPNAAGLLRTGNTGKIRIPEQFSDAVVVPTEATYELQDKVMVFVVADSNKVAGVPITVSGKSGNYYFVEKGLKAGQRIVYSGLDRLQDGVVIAPQQMSLDSLLKVRPL, from the coding sequence ATGAAATCAAAGAGATCCGTTTTTGCAAATTTGCCGGCAGGCTTGCTTTATAGTGTTATCATCCTTTCCGTTATGTCTGGTTGCGGTACATCTTCTGCCAATCAGCATCAGGAAGGACAGCAAGCCGCCGCTCTGCCCGTGCTGAAGCTGGGAGCAGTGCCTGCCACCACTTTCCGTGAATATAGCGCCACCCTCGAAGGCCGTACCAATGTGGAAATACGTCCGCAAGTAGAAGGGGTACTCGATAAGATTTTTGTAGATGAAGGCGCTTACGTAAAAGCCGGCCAGCCACTGTTTAAAATTAACGACCGCGTGTATACCGAGTTACAGAGCAATGCCAATGCATCCCTGCTGGCTGCTAAAGCTAACCTGGAAAAAGCACAGCTGGAAGTTGACAGACTTACACCACTGGTAAAAAACAATGTAGTGAGTGATGTGCAACTGAAAACAGCGCAGGCCGCCTATCAGGCTGCGAAAGCTGCTGTAGCACAGGCACAGGCTCAACTGGGAAGTGCTGGTATCAATGTCGGCTATACGCTGATCTCCGCTCCGGTAAGCGGTTATATCGGCAGGATACCGTATAAAGTAGGTGCACTGGTAGGCAGGGCTGAACCACAGCCACTGACTGTACTGTCTGATGTAAACCAGATGTACGCTTACTTCTCCATGAGTGAAGCAGACTTCCTGAAATTCAAAAATGAAACAGCAGGCAGCAGTATCGCTGAAAAAGTAAAACAACTGCCGGCAGTAGAACTGAAACTGGCGGACAACAGCATCTATACTGAAAAAGGAAAGATCGAAACCATGGAAGGTCAGTTTGACAAAACCATGGGTGCTATCAGCTTCCGGGCTACTTTCCCTAATGCGGCTGGTCTGCTGCGTACAGGCAATACCGGTAAGATCCGCATCCCTGAACAATTCTCTGATGCCGTAGTGGTTCCGACTGAAGCTACTTACGAGCTGCAGGATAAAGTGATGGTGTTTGTAGTGGCCGACAGCAACAAAGTAGCCGGTGTTCCTATTACAGTATCCGGTAAAAGCGGTAACTACTACTTTGTGGAGAAAGGTTTGAAAGCCGGTCAGCGGATCGTTTACTCTGGCCTGGACCGTTTGCAGGATGGCGTTGTGATTGCTCCTCAACAGATGTCACTCGACAGCTTGCTGAAAGTAAGACCGCTCTAA